From Nicotiana tabacum cultivar K326 chromosome 15, ASM71507v2, whole genome shotgun sequence, the proteins below share one genomic window:
- the LOC107775110 gene encoding LOW QUALITY PROTEIN: pectinesterase (The sequence of the model RefSeq protein was modified relative to this genomic sequence to represent the inferred CDS: deleted 2 bases in 1 codon) has translation MADAGKKKIAIAGIASILVVACIVGAAVTLTKKGNDDSSNSQVSTSTKNVQAMCQPTQYKETCEKSLSSAKNTSDPKELIKTAFDSSVNEIASSIKNSAPFKEAANDPRTKDALKVCDEVLDRSIEEIKRSFNKFDSSDLKSLVKDYIYDLRSWLSSAVTFETTCIDAFANTTGDTGEKMKNLLKNAHELSTNALDIVSSFEEQVEDLQILGINNRRLLTVEAGNRRLLQVAPLKPNVVVAQDGSGQHKSINEALKTVPPNNAQPYVILIKAGIYNEYVQVANTMTNVVFIGEGPNKTKITGNKNYLDGLPVFSTATVAISGQGFVAKDIGFENSAGPLKHQAVALRVSAEMAVFQNCQIDGYQYTLMTHVGRQLYRDCTITGTIDFIFGDAVAVFQNCKLIARKPEEMQTQAITIAAQGRNQQFGTGAIIIQNCTITAEPALLAINPPRNKAYLGRPWKLYSRTIIMQSQIDGFIDPEGWTLFPELIHNSFYIVEYQNRGPGANTDKRVNWKNYIKNPTPDVIAKFTPGVVLKGGDNTDTWVTKTGVPYEPGMMKV, from the exons atggcGGATGCtggaaaaaagaaaatagcaatTGCTGGAATTGCTTCAATTCTTGTAGTAGCTTGTATTGTTGGTGCTGCTGTTACACTTACCAAAAAAGGAAATGATGATTCTTCAAATTCTCAAGTTTCAACCTCTACCAAAAATGTACAAGCCATGTGTCAACCAACACAATATAAAGAAACTTGTGAAAAAAGTCTTTCTTCAGCCAAAAATACAAGTGATCCAAAAGAATTAATTAAGACAGCATTTGATAGCAGTGTTAATGAAATTGCTAGTTCAATCAAGAATTCTGCTCCATTTAAGGAAGCTGCAAATGATCCAAGGACTAAAGATGCACTAAAAGTTTGTGATGAAGTACTTGATCGTTCAATCGAAGAAATTAAGAGGTCTTTTAATAAATTTGATAGTTCCGACCTCAAAAGCTTGGTCAAGGATTATATTTATGATCTTAGGTCATGGCTTAGCTCAGCTGTTACTTTCGAGACGACTTGTATTGACGCGTTCGCGAACACGACCGGTGATACCGGTGAGAAAATGAAGAACCTCTTGAAAAACGCCCACGAGCTTTCCACTAATGCCCTTGATATTGTTAGTAGCTTCGAGGAACAGGTGGAAGATTTGCAAATCTTGGGCATTAATAACAGGCGGCTGTTAACCGTTGAAGCAG GTAACCGTAGGCTTCTTCAAGTCGCGCCCCTCAAGCCAAACGTCGTCGTTGCTCAAGATGGCAGTGGACAACACAAGTCAATCAATGAGGCTCTTAAGACTGTGCCCCCAAATAATGCACAGCCCTATGTCATTTTAATTAAGGCTGGAATTTACAATGAGTATGTTCAAGTTGCTAATACAATGACCAATGTTGTCTTTATTGGTGAAGGCCCAAACAAGACCAAAATAACTGGCAACAAAAATTACCTAGATGGTCTCCCAGTTTTCAGTACTGCCACTGTTG CCATCTCGGGACAAGGATTCGTGGCGAAGGATATCGGATTCGAGAACTCAGCAGGACCGTTAAAACATCAAGCTGTTGCACTCCGTGTTTCAGCTGAAATGGCAGTGTTCCAAAACTGTCAAATAGATGGATACCAATACACCCTTATGACTCATGTTGGCAGACAATTATACCGTGACTGTACCATCACTGGAACCATCGATTTCATCTTTGGAGACGCTGTGGCTGTGTTCCAGAATTGCAAATTGATCGCGAGAAAGCCCGAGGAGATGCAGACGCAAGCGATCACAATCGCTGCTCAGGGAAGGAACCAGCAATTTGGAACAG GTGCGATCATTATACAGAATTGCACGATTACAGCTGAGCCAGCTCTACTCGCCATCAACCCGCCACGTAACAAGGCATACCTCGGACGTCCATGGAAGTTATACTCAAGGACAATAATTATGCAATCTCAGATTGATGGATTCATTGATCCTGAAGGATGGACACTATTCCCAGAATTAATACACAACTCTTTCTATATT GTTGAATATCAAAACAGAGGTCCAGGTGCAAACACAGATAAGAGGGTAAATTGGAAGAATTATATCAAGAATCCAACACCAGATGTTATTGCTAAATTTACTCCTGGAGTTGTGCTTAAAGGTGGTGATAATACTGATACTTGGGTTACTAAAACTGGTGTCCCATATGAACCAGGGATGATGAAGgtgtaa